AATTTCACCATAGACATGACAACTATTGAAAACAATGACCTTGAGGGTGAATACAAAACAAAACTTGAAAATCACTTGAAAAGCGATGACTTTTTCTCTGTAGAAAAATTTCCTACATCAACATTTAAGATCACAAAAGCAGTAGATGAAGGAAATGGCAAGTATGAAATCACAGGGGATTTGACCATTAAAGGAATTACCAATCCAGTAACATTCCCTGCTACAATATCTGTTATTGACGGTGAGTTAAGAGCTGATGCAAACATCACTTTTGACCGTAGCAAATGGAAAGTAAAATACGGATCGGGCAGCTTTTTCGATGACCTTGGCGACAAAATGATCTATGATGATGTGTATTTATCATTAAGCCTGGTGGGTAAGTAATTTTAAACCACAAAGTGATAATATAGAGAGCAATCCCATAGATCGGGTTGCTCTTTTTTTGTTAATAATTTTGAAATATTAGGAATGAGTATAAGTTTCTGACATTGATTCTTTATATTCAAAACTCTATATTTTCTCAATTAAAAAGCTATTCAAATGATCTTAAAGTTGCACAATGAAAATCCCGATAGAAGAAAAATTGAAATGGCCGTTGAATGCCTAAAAAAAGGCGGAGTCATTATTTACCCTACAGATACTATATATACATTTGGCTGTGAACTGGGCAATAAAAAAGCTATGGAACGCATAGCTCAGATCAAGGGCAAAAACCTGAAACAATCGCATTTTTCCATTATTTGCCACGATTTAAGCCATATTTCAGAATATACCAATAACCTGAACAACGCTACTTTTAAGTTGATGAAGCAATACCTGCCCGGGCCATATACTTTTATTCTGAATGCCAGCAAGAAAGTACCCAAGCTCTATGATTTCAAAAAGAAAACTATAGGCATCAGGGTTCCCGACAACAACATTGCCAGAGCCCTGGTTCTCGCTTTGGGGTCTCCACTGATTGCTACATCTGTGCACCATGAGGATGACGATATTCTTGATTATATCACCGAACCCGAGGACATCTACGAAAAATATAAAAACCAGGTTGATATCATGTTAGATGGTGGAATTGGCGACAATACAGCCTCTA
This window of the Chitinophagales bacterium genome carries:
- a CDS encoding YceI family protein, translating into MKTSIIAVLSFAMSMLIASPILAQENFKVDTKASTLEWIGKKVTGKHNGTIQVKSGNVSFTKGKLSGNFTIDMTTIENNDLEGEYKTKLENHLKSDDFFSVEKFPTSTFKITKAVDEGNGKYEITGDLTIKGITNPVTFPATISVIDGELRADANITFDRSKWKVKYGSGSFFDDLGDKMIYDDVYLSLSLVGK
- a CDS encoding L-threonylcarbamoyladenylate synthase, which translates into the protein MILKLHNENPDRRKIEMAVECLKKGGVIIYPTDTIYTFGCELGNKKAMERIAQIKGKNLKQSHFSIICHDLSHISEYTNNLNNATFKLMKQYLPGPYTFILNASKKVPKLYDFKKKTIGIRVPDNNIARALVLALGSPLIATSVHHEDDDILDYITEPEDIYEKYKNQVDIMLDGGIGDNTASTIIDATNSEPFVVREGKGVL